The Henckelia pumila isolate YLH828 chromosome 2, ASM3356847v2, whole genome shotgun sequence genome includes a window with the following:
- the LOC140885069 gene encoding probable methyltransferase PMT26: MALGKYSRVDGRKSSSGYCSTVTIVVFVALCLVGVWMMTSSSVVPVQNTDVSKENKNDVKTNDIESNIDTSTESSNNSGDDSGTTDAGKSKQFEDNPGDLPDDATKGDTNGSSNIEETNNSQPKDSEKMIEEKQEDKPEEKSADETKEDSREDNKDDGSNKESDNGDEENKESQIENKDSEAGETNESNSDDNEKNSDENSGENNDKEKEGDQKKGESDQDSVEQKDKPSEVFPSGAQSDLLNESATQNGSFPTQSTESKNEKEAQNSSQPENQNGYSWKLCNTTAGTDYIPCLDNLAAIRKLPSTKHYEHRERHCPENPPTCLVPLPEGYQRSIEWPISREKIWYHNVPHTKLAEIKGHQNWVKFSGDYLTFPGGGTQFKHGALHYIDFIQQSVRDIAWGKRSRVILDVGCGVASFGGYLFERDSLTMSLAPKDEHEAQVQFALERGIPAISAVMGTKRLPYPANVFDIVHCARCRVPWHIEGGKLLLELNRLLRPGGFFVWSATPIYQKLPEDVEIWEAMKKMTNAMCWEEVSITKDTVNGVGIAVYRKPISNECYERRPSNDPPLCKDSDDANAAWNVPLQACMHKVPVAPSDRGSQWPEQWPARAEKPPYWLLSSQVGVYGKPAPEDFTADFEHWKRVVSKSYQNGLGINWATVRNVMDMRAVYGGFAAAMKEMNLWVMNVVSVDAPDTLPVIYERGLFGIYHNWCESFSTYPRSYDLLHADHLFSKIKNRCNIMALVAEVDRILRPEGKIIVRDTVEIITELENIFKSMQWNIRMTYSKDKEGLLCSQKTMWRPKEAETVQYAIA; the protein is encoded by the exons ATGGCTTTAGGTAAATATTCTAGAGTTGATGGTCGAAAATCATCATCAGGCTACTGTTCGACAGTCACAATAGTAGTTTTTGTAGCCCTTTGCTTAGTTGGGGTATGGATGATGACATCATCATCTGTCGTCCCTGTTCAGAACACCGATGTTTCAAAGGAGAACAAGAATGATGTGAAGACAAATGATATTGAAAGCAACATTGATACTAGCACTGAGAGTAGTAATAATTCAGGTGATGATAGCGGGACAACTGATGCGGGAAAGTCGAAGCAGTTCGAGGACAATCCCGGTGATTTACCTGATGATGCAACTAAAGGCGACACTAATGGGAGTTCAAATATTGAGGAAACGAATAACAGTCAGCCGAAAGATAGCGAAAAGATGATTGAGGAGAAGCAGGAAGACAAACCGGAAGAGAAATCTGCCGATGAAACCAAGGAAGATAGTCGAGAAGATAACAAGGATGATGGATCGAATAAGGAGTCGGATAATGGGGATGAAGAAAATAAGGAATCTCAGATTGAGAACAAAGACTCTGAAGCAGGAGAGACCAATGAAAGTAATTCTGATGATAATGAGAAAAATTCTGATGAAAATTCAGGTGAGAACAACGATAAGGAAAAGGAAGGTGATCAAAAGAAAGGTGAATCAGATCAAGATTCCGTTGAGCAGAAGGATAAGCCAAGCGAGGTATTTCCATCAGGAGCTCAATCTGACCTTTTGAATGAATCAGCAACCCAAAATGGGTCATTTCCAACTcagtcaactgagtcaaagaaTGAGAAAGAAGCTCAAAATTCATCTCAGCCCGAGAATCAAAATGGTTATAGTTGGAAACTGTGCAACACAACTGCTGGGACGGATTACATTCCATGCCTCGATAATTTGGCAGCCATCAGGAAACTTCCATCAACTAAGCACTATGAACACAGGGAGAGGCACTGCCCCGAAAATCCTCCAACCTGCCTTGTTCCACTTCCTGAAGGATACCAACGCTCTATTGAGTGGCCAATTAGTCGAGAAAAG ATTTGGTACCATAACGTTCCTCATACCAAGCTCGCAGAAATTAAAGGACACCAGAATTGGGTTAAGTTTAGTGGTGACTACCTCACCTTCCCTGGTGGTGGCACTCAGTTCAAGCATGGTGCTCTTCATTACATCGACTTTATACAACAG TCTGTTCGCGATATCGCATGGGGAAAACGTTCCCGAGTCATATTGGATGTCGGATGTGGAGTTGCTAGCTTTGGGGGATATCTCTTCGAAAGGGATTCTCTGACCATGTCATTGGCTCCAAAAGACGAGCATGAAGCTCAGGTTCAATTTGCACTTGAAAGAGGAATACCCGCTATCTCTGCTGTTATGGGTACAAAGAGGCTTCCGTACCCGGCGAATGTTTTTGACATTGTCCACTGTGCACGCTGTAGGGTCCCTTGGCATATCGAAG GTGGTAAACTTCTCTTGGAGCTGAATCGTTTGCTAAGGCCTGGTGGTTTCTTTGTTTGGTCTGCAACTCCCATTTACCAAAAACTTCCTGAAGATGTAGAGATTTGGGAAG CCATGAAGAAAATGACAAATGCAATGTGCTGGGAAGAAGTTTCAATTACCAAAGATACAGTAAACGGAGTAGGAATTGCCGTGTATCGGAAGCCCATTTCAAATGAGTGCTATGAACGAAGGCCATCCAATGATCCTCCACTGTGCAAAGACTCTGATGATGCAAATGCTGCCTG GAATGTGCCTTTACAAGCTTGCATGCACAAAGTGCCTGTTGCTCCATCTGACCGTGGGTCTCAATGGCCAGAACAGTGGCCTGCTAGGGCGGAAAAACCACCTTACTGGTTGTTGAGTTCACAAGTTGGAGTTTATGGAAAACCGGCTCCAGAAGACTTTACTGCAGATTTTGAACATTGGAAACGGGTCGTGAGCAAATCATATCAAAATGGACTTGGGATAAACTGGGCTACAGTTAGGAATGTCATGGACATGCGAGCCGTCTATGGAGG ATTTGCTGCTGCTATGAAAGAAATGAATTTGTGGGTCATGAACGTCGTCTCTGTAGATGCTCCCGATACACTACCAGTTATTTATGAACGAGGGCTGTTTGGAATTTATCACAATTGGTGTGAATCATTCAGCACTTACCCAAGATCGTACGATCTTCTCCATGCAGATCATCTTTTCTCCAAGATCAAAAACAG GTGTAACATCATGGCCTTGGTAGCTGAGGTTGATCGGATTTTGAGACCCGAAGGAAAGATTATAGTCCGAGACACAGTTGAGATCATTACTGAACTTGAGAACATTTTCAAGTCCATGCAGTGGAACATTCGCATGACGTATTCTAAAGACAAAGAAGGATTATTGTGTTCCCAAAAGACCATGTGGCGTCCCAAAGAAGCGGAGACAGTTCAATATGCCATTGCTTAA
- the LOC140884954 gene encoding nuclear transcription factor Y subunit B-4, producing MKRSRENEYESPPNRPYRINQETTNSNTQNITTFPTNISNNNVANANKSPRDTSNNNDNNNCNNSNKEQDRFLPIANVGRIMKKVIPGNGKISKDAKETVQECVSEFISFVTGEASEKCQREKRKTINGDDILWAIMTLGFEDYVNPLKLYLTKYREIEGEKLNVPKQQRLEQHDPKPNVAYNSVYGSTNMMSQPPFVSNDPSFPLSFSQNSMPTTLPQQDNIDGPW from the coding sequence ATGAAAAGATCCAGGGAAAATGAATATGAGAGCCCTCCAAATAGACCCTATAGAATCAACCAAGAAACCACAAATTCCAACACTCAAAACATCACCACTTTCCCCACCAATATCAGTAATAACAATGTTGCAAATGCCAACAAATCGCCAAGAGACACCAGCAACAACAACGACAACAACAACTGCAACAACAGTAACAAAGAACAAGACCGGTTCCTCCCGATAGCCAACGTAGGCCGAATCATGAAGAAAGTAATCCCCGGAAACGGTAAGATCTCCAAGGATGCCAAAGAAACCGTCCAAGAATGCGTCTCCGAGTTCATTAGCTTCGTCACCGGGGAGGCGTCGGAGAAATGCCAACGTGAGAAGAGAAAGACCATCAACGGGGACGATATTCTTTGGGCCATCATGACTCTCGGATTCGAAGACTATGTAAATCCTCTAAAGCTATACCTCACAAAGTATAGGGAGATAGAAGGAGAGAAACTTAACGTGCCTAAACAACAACGTTTGGAACAACATGATCCGAAGCCAAATGTGGCCTATAATAGTGTGTATGGTTCCACAAATATGATGTCTCAACCTCCATTTGTGTCCAACGATCCTTCTTTTCCCCTCTCCTTCTCGCAAAATTCGATGCCGACGACGTTGCCGCAACAAGACAACATCGACGGCCCTTGGTAA
- the LOC140883485 gene encoding gibberellin 20 oxidase 2-like: MKPNKSKMNSSASTLILTPPLSLKTNRENQALLLDTSLLEKQPHFPTQFLWPHEDLAFASQDELKDPPVDLNGYFHLDQESIRSMAKQIRQACLKHGFFQVINHGVDERLVRATYEHMDAFFKLPLSNKLAVKRKEGRFCGYSGAHADRYSTKLPWKETFSFEYKHANGPACDVANYINSELGKDFAEAGLVYQKYCEAMENLSRIILELLAISLGLEGFHYRDFFEDGNSIMRGNNYPPCKEAGLTFGTGPHSDPNSITILHQDQIGGLEIFADNKWQTVPPRPDAFVVNIGDTFMALCNGRYKSCLHRAVVNKERARRSMVFFVNPKEDKIVRPPKDLIRRDEARQYPDFTCSDLREFTQNHYRADTTTLQNFINWLHSNHKHHHL; the protein is encoded by the exons ATGAAACCAAACAAGTCCAAAATGAATTCAAGTGCCTCCACCCTCATCCTCACTCCCCCATTGAGCCTCAAAACCAATAGAGAAAACCAAGCCCTACTTTTGGACACCTCTCTTTTAGAAAAACAACCACACTTCCCCACACAATTCCTTTGGCCACACGAAGACTTAGCCTTTGCCTCTCAAGATGAACTCAAAGATCCACCAGTAGACCTAAATGGCTACTTCCATCTCGACCAAGAATCGATCCGTTCCATGGCCAAACAAATCAGACAAGCGTGTCTGAAACACGGCTTCTTCCAAGTCATCAACCACGGAGTCGACGAACGTCTCGTTCGAGCCACGTATGAACATATGGACGCCTTTTTCAAGCTCCCTTTGAGCAACAAACTCGCCGTAAAGAGAAAGGAAGGTCGATTTTGCGGCTACTCCGGCGCTCATGCCGATAGATATTCGACCAAGTTGCCGTGGAAGGAGACGTTCTCCTTTGAATACAAGCATGCAAATGGCCCCGCCTGTGATGTTGCCAACTATATTAACTCCGAACTTGGAAAAGATTTTGCAGAAGCAGG gTTGGTTTATCAGAAATACTGCGAGGCAATGGAAAACTTGTCCCGCATAATCTTGGAGCTGCTAGCGATTAGTTTAGGGCTAGAAGGGTTTCATTATCGGGATTTTTTCGAGGACGGGAACTCGATAATGAGGGGAAACAACTACCCACCTTGTAAAGAAGCTGGCCTCACCTTCGGCACGGGGCCTCATTCCGATCCAAATTCCATAACAATACTTCATCAAGATCAAATCGGAGGGCTCGAGATCTTCGCCGACAACAAATGGCAGACCGTCCCGCCTCGCCCCGACGCCTTTGTCGTCAACATTGGCGACACTTTCATG GCCTTATGTAATGGAAGATACAAGAGTTGCCTGCATAGGGCAGTGGTGAACAAAGAGAGAGCAAGAAGATCGATGGTGTTCTTTGTGAACCCTAAAGAGGACAAAATAGTGAGGCCCCCAAAAGATCTGATTCGCAGAGATGAGGCAAGGCAATACCCAGATTTCACATGCTCGGATTTGAGAGAATTCACACAAAATCATTATAGGGCGGACACTACTACCCTCCAAAACTTCATCAATTGGCTCCATTCCAACCACAAACACCATCATCTTTGA
- the LOC140884959 gene encoding uncharacterized protein translates to MEELPCLPNLARREEGCRRRWVAASDDEEDGYAATENSLERVVVARRKTRRRTWRLHGGRPKMVGDGGDDDLGLPSRGKVFSVLVANRDTLSLSPVGSSGDSEIDECLYSLSDLKTVVSPYLKIDSNPNSCDNSGSEESSGGVSERLLDESEILSPSKKFDLSSKNILKIPKNGDLCHEPPPGYFTVYLEYFNFGFSLPPHALLIEIVDSLGELVDPKSLIPAGNALFKLNFDDCDKLSLAEVRACIEKNEKTPSKTPRKESPMDRGNHNSQGIPRRRNSPGPSDRVNCSGPPSKNTDTRDRRNGGRRNDADRDTRTRENANGRINPKRRREDERTVPPDTREGCHLFLEGVNHKSNAGSFWDLKDPDIGWRNGANLIGDHDRLHLLPQPTEVLTRSLASSAFQILSLAQTFQFREERSRNSGRKFDDELASLRGECKRLGEEGAKARDDFLKSQKELEEKSKKYDAMCKDMELLKGKYSHESETGETFLNSSIGKNLLRSTGEKAIECYRESTDFRDEVIQRAIVIHDEVVVDCRKELRKTQLVPEEIIMMIHPKIPEPSLARVEDDSDPPLGDLLGGLGDEEMIEALRSNF, encoded by the exons ATGGAGGAGCTTCCATGCCTTCCAAATCTGGCTCGACGGGAAGAAGGTTGCCGTCGAAGATGGGTTGCGGCCAGCGATGATGAAGAAGACGGCTACGCAGCGACGGAAAACTCGCTGGAGAGGGTGGTGGTTGCGAGGCGGAAAACTCGCCGGAGAACGTGGAGGCTGCACGGCGGTCGGCCGAAGATGGTGGGCGATGGTGGTGATGATGACCTTG GTCTCCCTTCACGGGGTAAGGTATTTTCGGTGTTAGTTGCTAACCGAGATACTCTTTCCCTTTCGCCAGTGGGGTCTAGCGGTGACAGTGAAATTGATGAGTGTCTATATTCTTTGAGTGATTTGAAAACAGTGGTATCACCTTATTTAAAAATTGATAGTAACCCGAATTCTTGCGATAATAGTGGTTCTGAAGAGTCTTCGGGAGGAGTGAGCGAGCGTCTTTTGGACGAGTCGGAGATTTTAAGTCCAAGTAAAAAATTTGACTTATCCTCTAAAAATATCCTTAAGATTCCCAAAAATGGAGATCTTTGCCATGAACCGCCTCCGGGATATTTTACTGTATATCTGGAGTACTTTAATTTTGGTTTCTCGCTCCCTCCTCATGCCCTTTTGATAGAAATTGTAGATAGTCTCGGG GAGTTGGTTGACCCAAAAAGTTTGATTCCTGCCGGTAATGCTTTgttcaaattgaattttgatGACT GTGACAAATTAAGTTTGGCGGAGGTTCGCGCTTGCATAGAGAAAAACGAGAAAACTCCGTCAAAGACACCGAGAAAAGAGTCACCAATGGATCGAGGTAATCACAATTCCCAAGGGATTCCAAGGAGGAGGAACTCTCCCGGGCCATCCGACCGTGTCAATTGTTCTGGTCCTCCATCTAAAAATACTGACACTCGTGACCGAAGGAATGGTGGTAGAAGAAATGATGCTGACCGTGATACCCGTACTAGGGAGAATGCTAATGgtagaataaatccaaaaagaagacgtgaagaTGAACGAACAGTTCCTCCCGACACTCGTGAGGGTTGTCACTTGTTCTTGGAGGGTGTGAACCATAAAAGTAATGCTGGATCTTTTTGGGATCTGAAAGATCCAGACATTGGCTGGAGAAACGGAGCTAATCTCATTGGAGATCATGACAGGTTGCATCTACTGCCTCAGCCTACCGAAGTATTAACTCGGTCTCTTGCCTCGTCTGCCTTCCAG ATTTTATCGCTTGCCCAAACTTTTCAATTTCGAGAAGAGAGGTCTCGAAATTCCGGGAGAAAATTTGATGACGAGCTGGCGTCATTAAGGGGAGAGTGCAAAAGACTCGGCGAGGAAGGTGCTAAGGCCCGAGATGATTTTCTCAAATCGCAAAAGGAGCTTGAAGAGAAATCCAAAAAGTATGATGCAATGTGCAAGGATATGGAGCTACTTAAGGGAAAATATTCCCATGAATCGGAGACCGGTGAGACTTTTCTCAATTCGTCAATAGGCAAGAATCTCTTGCGAAGTACTGGAGAAAAAGCAATTGAATGCTACCGAGAGTCCACAGATTTTAGAGATGAAGTGATTCAGCGGGCGATCGTTATTCATGATGAAGTTGTAGTGGATTGCCGCAAGGAACTACGGAAAACTCAACTAGTTCCAGAGGAAATTATTATGATGATTCACCCAAAGATTCCGGAGCCTAGTCTTGCCAGAGTTGAAGATGACTCGGATCCTCCCTTAGGAGATTTACTGGGAGGTCTGGGTGATGAGGAGATGATCGAAGCTTTGCGTTCGAATTTTTAG